The genomic segment TCGCCGGGATAGCCAAAGATGTGGCGCACGCCCCATTGGTGCAGGCGCTGAATGATGAAGTCGGAGACGGTCTGGGACATGCGGGCGGCTCTCTTTGTTGTTGTTGCGGCCTCGGTCGTCTCAGAGAACCGGTTCTTTGTGGTGATGTTCCCAAGCATTTGCGGAACACGCGCCGGAACGATCGCTCACCCCTTTCGGTTGATTCCCAAATGGCTGAGTGGAGAATGACGATGCTGAATCAGGGTGAACTGGACCGCAACGAGATGGGCCGGCTGATCGGAAGCGACAAGGTCGAGGGAACCGCCGTCTACGGCGCCGATCGTAACAAGATCGGATCGATCGAACGGGTCATGATCGACAAGATCAGCGGCAAGGTCTCTTATGCAGTGCTTGGTTTCGGCGGCTTTCTCGGCCTCGGCAATGATCACTATCCGTTGCCCTGGCAGTCGCTGAAGTACGACACCGAGCTCGGCGGTTACGTGACCGCGATTACCGCCAAGGATCTGGAAGGCGCGCCGAAATATAGTGAGAAGACCGACTGGAACTGGGGCGATGACGCCGCCGTGCGCGGCATCAACTCCTATTACGGCGTTCCCTTCGCTTGAGCTTTGTGAGGTGCGCCTCACTCATCCCAGCGCTTCCCTCCGCCCGGGGCCCGCATGCACATGCACCTGTTTGGCATGCAGCACTTCGCCGCATTCCGAGCACACCATGATGGGGTCGAACAGCTTGCCGCAGCTCTTGTGCTCATGCAGCAGCGGGCGGCCGCGCTCATCGCCCATATGGGTGTCGCCCCAATGCACCATCGCCATGATGATCGGGTAGAGGTCGAGCCCCTTTTGGGTGAGGATGTATTCGTAGCGCTTCGGCGCCTCGGAATAGGGGACGCGGCGCAGAATGCCGAAGCGGACCAGCTTCTTCAGCCGTTCCGAGAGCAGATGGCGTGTGATCTGGAGCGAGGATTGAAAGCCCTCGAACCGCCGTACCCGCAAGAAGCACTCGCGCAGGATCAGCAGCGTCCAGCGGTCGCCGATCGCGGCGACGGTGCGGGCGAGCGAGCAGGGCTCTTCCTCAAGCGTGTCCCATTTCATGATGCGGTTCCTGCAGGAAGTCAGTCTGAAAAAGGAACTAAGTTGATCGGTCAGAGAGATTTGTGCCCAAAGTTAGCATTCGTCTGGTCAGTTTGACAGTTCTATTTTTGAACTATAGCCTCCGGCACATAAAGCGCCGCACGCCCACAGTGCGGCTCACCGGAGGAGGCGATCTTGTCCAAGCGAAACGCCACTGCGGCCGTCATCGGGGCCGGCGATTTCATCGGTGCCGAGATCGCCAAGAAGTTTGCCGCCGAAGGGTTCTCGATTTTCGCCGGCCGCCGCAATGGAGATAAGCTCGCGCCGTTGGTGCAAGAGATCGAAGCCGACGGTGGCGAGATCCACGCCCGCTCGCTCGACGCGCGGAAGGAGGATGAGGTCATTGCCTTCCTGAACGACGCCGACAAGCATGCACCGCTCGAAGTCTGCATCTTCAACGTCGGTGCCAACGTCAATTTCCCGATCCTCGACACCACCGAGCGCGTGTTTCGCAAGGTCTGGGAGATGGCCTGCTATTCCGGCTTCCTCGCGGGGCGCGAGGCGGCGCGGCTGATGCTGCCGCGCGGCGGCGGCAACATCTTCTTCACGGGTGCGACCGCAAGCGTGCGCGGCGGCAGCGGCTTTGCCGCCTTTGCCAGCGCCAAGTTCGGCCTGCGCGCGGTGGCGCAGGCGATGGCGCGCGAGCTCGGGCCGAAGAACATCCACGTCGCCCATCTCATCATCGATTCCGGCGTCGACACCGAATGGGTGCGCCAGCGCCGGCTCGAGGCGCTCGGCCCGAATGCGCTTGACGATCCCGACCTCCTGATGCCGCCGTCGTCGGTCGCGAACGCCTATTGGCAGCTTTATCAGCAGCCGAAGAGCGCCTGGACCTTCGAGATGGAGATCCGCCCCTTCGGAGAGAAATGGTGACCGCGGCGGGAAAGTCCGGCTAGACTGATCTCAACATCGAGCAAATTCCGGGAGGACCTTCAGTGAAGACCGCGATCACCGAACTGTTCGGCATCGAGCACCCGATCATCCAGGGCGGCATGCATTTCGTCGGCTTCGCCGAGCTGGCGGCGGCCGTCTCCAATGCCGGCGGGCTCGGCATCATCACCGGTCTCACGCAGAAGACGCCGGAGCTGCTCGCCAAGGAGATCGCGCGCTGCCGCGACATGACGGACAAGCCGTTCGGCGTCAATCTCACTTTC from the Bradyrhizobium sp. WBAH42 genome contains:
- a CDS encoding PRC-barrel domain-containing protein, whose protein sequence is MLNQGELDRNEMGRLIGSDKVEGTAVYGADRNKIGSIERVMIDKISGKVSYAVLGFGGFLGLGNDHYPLPWQSLKYDTELGGYVTAITAKDLEGAPKYSEKTDWNWGDDAAVRGINSYYGVPFA
- a CDS encoding helix-turn-helix domain-containing protein, coding for MKWDTLEEEPCSLARTVAAIGDRWTLLILRECFLRVRRFEGFQSSLQITRHLLSERLKKLVRFGILRRVPYSEAPKRYEYILTQKGLDLYPIIMAMVHWGDTHMGDERGRPLLHEHKSCGKLFDPIMVCSECGEVLHAKQVHVHAGPGRREALG
- a CDS encoding SDR family oxidoreductase, with translation MSKRNATAAVIGAGDFIGAEIAKKFAAEGFSIFAGRRNGDKLAPLVQEIEADGGEIHARSLDARKEDEVIAFLNDADKHAPLEVCIFNVGANVNFPILDTTERVFRKVWEMACYSGFLAGREAARLMLPRGGGNIFFTGATASVRGGSGFAAFASAKFGLRAVAQAMARELGPKNIHVAHLIIDSGVDTEWVRQRRLEALGPNALDDPDLLMPPSSVANAYWQLYQQPKSAWTFEMEIRPFGEKW